The Rhododendron vialii isolate Sample 1 chromosome 8a, ASM3025357v1 genome has a window encoding:
- the LOC131298302 gene encoding ADP-ribosylation factor-like protein 8c, giving the protein MGLWDSLLNWLRSLFFKQEMELSLVGLQNAGKTSLVNAIATGGYIEDRIPTVGFNMRKVTKGNVTIKLWDLGGQRRFRSMWERYCRGVSAIVYVVDAADRDSVPISRTELHELLTKPSLSGIPLLVLGNKIDKSEALSKQALVDQLGLDSIQEREVCCYMISCKDSVNIDAVLDWLIKHSKTVN; this is encoded by the exons ATGGGCTTGTGGGATTCCCTCCTCAATTGGCTCCGAAG CTTATTCTTTAAACAAGAAATGGAACTCTCCCTTGTAGGCCTTCAGAATGCAGGGAAGACATCACTTGTGAATGCTATTGCT ACAGGAGGATATATTGAGGACAGGATTCCAACT GTGGGATTTAATATGCGAAAAGTTACAAAAGGGAATGTAACCATTAAGCTTTGGGATCTTGGTGGGCAGCGGAGGTTTCGCAGCATGTGGGAGCGTTACTGCCGGGGAGTCTCCGCTATTGT ATATGTTGTCGATGCTGCTGATAGAGACAGTGTTCCCATATCCCGAACTGAGCTTCATGAGCTCTTGACAAAGCCTTCCTTAAGTGGGATCCCTTTGCTTGTTCTTGGCAACAAAATTGACAAATCAGAAGCTCTTTCCAAGCAAGCTCTGGTAGATCAGCT AGGTCTCGACTCAAtccaagagagagaggtgtgttGCTACATGATCTCATGCAAAGATTCTGTAAACATTGATGCGGTCCTTGATTGGCTTATCAAACACTCAAAGACAGTAAATTGA
- the LOC131298304 gene encoding probable inactive receptor kinase At1g48480, which yields MKPHPLLLLTTIALSLLLLPDAVKPDLSADLSSLLTLRSAVGGRTSHWNLSSPSAPCSFFGVVCSTSSPQRVTEIHLPGATLSGQIPPDTFQNLTLLHTLSLRFNRLSGPLPVSLFSLPSLRSLYLQQNHFSGPIPDSLSNLTGLVRLNLAGNNFSGQIPPSLNNLTRLATLYLQYNNFSGSIPDLSNVRGLVQFNVSHNDLIGAVPGSLSSQPASAFAGNSLCGGPLAACSGSPPTDGAIAGVVESKKRRKLSRGAIAGIVVGSAIGLLVILAILLLLCRKKRNTEKLDSKEVDALNRTEIAILGEKSAGDVNNVNSLTGNGYGAKKGDDDVNGNASGNVSVSKGLVCFGKTGREFSLDDLLKASAEVLGKGTFGTAYKAGLEGGMVVAVKRLRDVAVPEKEFREKIEFVGRMEHENLVPLRAYYYSRDEKLLVYDYMPMGSLSAYLHGNRGAGRTPLNWETRSSIALGSARGITHLHSQDPTVSHGNIKSSNILLTTSHQPRVSDFGLSQLAGPNSTPNRIDGYRAPEVTDPRKISQKADVYSFGVMLLELLTGKAPTHNEEGVDLPRWVQSVVREEWTSEVFDMELLRYNNVEEEMVQLLQLAIDCVAQYPDRRPSMGEVSSRIEDICRYSLNQQQNPFGDVINGGGDDSDAL from the exons ATGAAGCCCcaccctctcctcctcctcaccaccattgccctctctctcctcctcctccccgaCGCCGTCAAGCCCGACCTCTCCGCCGACCTCTCCTCCCTCCTCACCCTCCGCTCCGCCGTCGGCGGCCGCACCAGCCACTGGAACCTCTCCTCCCCCTCCGCCCCCTGCTCCTTCTTCGGCGTAGTCTGCTCCACCTCCTCCCCCCAACGCGTCACCGAGATCCACCTCCCCGGCGCCACCCTCTCCGGCCAAATCCCGCCAGACACCTTCCAGAACCTAACCTTGCTCCACACCCTCTCCCTCCGCTTCAACCGCCTCTCCGGCCCCCTCCccgtctctctcttctctctcccctccctccGCTCCCTCTACCTCCAACAGAACCACTTCTCTGGCCCTATCCCCGACTCCCTCTCCAACCTCACCGGCTTGGTCCGCCTCAACCTCGCCGGTAACAACTTCTCCGGCCAGATCCCCCCGTCCCTCAACAACCTCACTCGCTTGGCCACATTATACTTACAGTACAATAACTTCAGTGGATCTATCCCTGATTTAAGCAACGTACGTGGCTTAGTTCAGTTCAATGTGTCTCACAATGACTTGATTGGTGCGGTGCCAGGGTCTCTGTCCAGTCAGCCCGCGAGCGCGTTCGCCGGCAACTCCCTATGCGGCGGGCCGCTCGCGGCTTGTAGTGGAAGTCCTCCAACCGACGGTGCTATTGCCGGGGTTGTTGAGAGTAAGAAGAGGAGAAAACTCTCCAGGGGCGCGATTGCGGGAATCGTGGTCGGATCGGCGATTGGATTACTTGTCATTCTCGcgattttgttgttgttgtgcaGGAAAAAGAGGAATACTGAGAAATTAGATTCGAAAGAGGTCGATGCGTTGAATCGAACGGAAATTGCTATTTTAGGAGAGAAGTCAGCTGGGGATGTGAATAATGTGAATAGTTTGACTGGCAATGGGTATGGTGCGAAGAAGGGTGATGATGATGTCAATGGGAATGCTAGTGGGAATGTGAGTGTGAGTAAAGGTTTGGTGTGTTTTGGGAAAACTGGGAGGGAATTCAGCTTGGACGATTTGCTGAAGGCGTCGGCGGAGGTTTTGGGGAAGGGGACGTTTGGGACGGCGTATAAAGCGGGTTTGGAAGGAgggatggtggtggcggtgaagAGGTTGAGGGATGTGGCGGTGCCGGAGAAGGAGTTTAGGGAGAAGATTGAGTTTGTTGGGAGGATGGAGCATGAGAATCTGGTGCCACTTAGGGCTTATTACTATAGCAGGGATGAGAAGCTTCTTGTGTATGATTACATGCCTATGGGGAGCTTGTCTGCATATCTACATG GAAACAGAGGAGCTGGTAGAACGCCATTGAACTGGGAAACAAGGTCCTCCATTGCCCTAGGATCCGCCCGCGGAATCACACACCTCCACTCACAGGACCCCACAGTCTCCCACGGCAACATCAAGTCATCAAACATCCTCCTCACAACCTCCCACCAACCCCGTGTCTCCGACTTTGGCCTCTCCCAACTCGCCGGACCCAACTCCACCCCCAACCGCATTGATGGCTACCGTGCACCAGAAGTCACCGACCCCCGAAAAATCTCCCAAAAGGCCGACGTCTACAGTTTTGGCGTAATGCTTTTGGAACTTCTTACCGGTAAAGCTCCTACACACAATGAGGAGGGGGTGGACTTGCCGAGATGGGTCCAGTCTGTGGTTCGGGAAGAGTGGACTTCTGAAGTGTTTGACATGGAATTGCTTAGGTATAACAATGTTGAAGAGGAGATGGTTCAGCTTTTGCAATTGGCCATTGACTGTGTTGCTCAGTACCCAGATAGACGCCCTTCGATGGGCGAGGTGAGTAGCCGAATCGAGGATATTTGTCGATATAGCCTGAATCAGCAACAGAACCCATTTGGCGACGTGATCaacggtggtggtgatgattcGGATGCACTGTGA
- the LOC131298305 gene encoding uncharacterized protein LOC131298305: protein MALEWVVLGYAAGAEAIMLLLLTLPGLDPLRKGLITVTRSLLKPLLSIVPFCLFLLMDIYWKYETRPSCESDNCSPSEYLRHQKSIMKSQRNALLIAAALVFYWLLYSVTGLVVRLDLLNKRLEKLKARD from the coding sequence ATGGCGCTTGAGTGGGTTGTCCTCGGCTACGCGGCGGGCGCAGAAGCAATCATGCTCCTCCTCCTCACCCTCCCGGGCCTGGACCCGCTCCGCAAGGGCCTGATCACCGTCACCCGGTCCCTCCTCAAGCCCCTCCTCTCCATCGTCCCCTTCTGCCTCTTCCTCCTCATGGACATCTACTGGAAGTACGAGACCCGCCCCTCCTGCGAGTCCGACAACTGCAGCCCCTCCGAATACCTCCGCCACCAGAAGTCCATCATGAAGAGCCAGCGCAACGCCCTCCTCATCGCCGCCGCCCTTGTCTTCTACTGGCTCCTCTACTCCGTCACCGGCCTCGTCGTTCGCCTCGATCTCCTGAACAAGCGGCTCGAGAAGCTCAAGGCTCGCGATTGA